ctcacttgacacttcacaagtttgataccgttgaaggtattttccaagtagctcttgagattgaaagggaacttaaagagaggtcgtcattCAAAGCAAAGGGACAATCAACCTTAGGTTAGAGAGGGGCAAGGATATGGTTCAATCGTCTTCGGGTTTGCCCAAAAACAATGACCAACCCGCCACTACTAGGCTGACTGAGCCCAAAACAGACCACAAAATCCCTCTGAGGCAAAAAGTTCACAAGCATCCTAATCGAGAAGGGTTCCAATGCTTCAAGTTCTAAGGTTGGAcgcataaagccaatgaatgcaCTAACCGAATCAATGTAATCCTAAGGTAAGATAGATTGTATTTGTTTGGTAAAGAAGTGGGTATTGAGGGTGATGAGAGTGAGGCTGAGCCTCAAGATGGAAAGACGGATAAGAAggagccacatgatgatgatgatgattgtgaggatgcttatccacaagaaggagagtgcgtggttccaaactttgtagtgaggcatGCCATGATTGGCAAGGtgatagatgatcctagccaatgggagaatctattccatactaaatgccttgtgAAAGAAAGTGTgtgcactatggtgatagatagtagAAGTTATACGAATttggttagtgttgcaatggtcAACTTCTTAAAATTACCAACTACACCTCACGCTAGTCCTTACAAATTACAATGGTTGAATCAATCCGGTGAATTAAAGGACACAAAGAAATAAGTGATACattttaaggtagccaactactatgacgaggtgctttgtgatgtgataccaatgcaagtttgtcacttgttgttagaaAGGCCTTGGAAATACGATAGGTCGACTAAatatgatggaaggtccaattggtatacacttgagaaggatggccaaAAGGTTtctcttcatccattattgccttcccaagtgaatgacTTACACCAAAAGATGCAAGAATTGAGGAAAAATAGAAAGAAGGTTGGGACTGAGGGAAAGAGAGGGGAATCTAAGAGTGAGAGGGTAGGGGAAGCCGAGGTTCCCCTAAATTCTAAGGGGCATGGGATCATGGTGGTGTTGGCTAAGAGGAAGGAATAATTtgtggatcatgatgaggacactctgatgctcctcttggcttattgttttaatactaaccccGCTAATGTttccatttctcctcctatttctcatgttttgcaggattacgaggatgtcttcccaaaggaattTATGAAAGTATTGCATACACTTTAGGGCATTGAGCAATAAATTGATTTTATGCCGGTCTCACAATTGCACAACAAACCGGCTTATAGAAGCAACCTGacggataccaaggaattgcaatgccaagttgaggaacttctcaacaaagggtACATCAAAGAGAGTATGAGCCCTTATGTGGttccggtgctactagttcccaagaaataTTGGATTTGGCATATGTGCGTTGATTGCcaagccatcaacaagataacggtaaaatatcatcaccctattcctaggctaaatgatatgcttgatgaattgagtggttcctgtttttttttctaaaattgatttgaggagtggctatcaccaaatacGTATTAAACTAGGTGATGAACGGTAAAccaccttcaagaccaaatttgatctctatgaatggatggttatgccattcggcctagcaaatgctccaagtactttcatgaggctaatgaattatatgatgaagccatttatcgaaaattttgttgttttttactttgatgatgtgttggtgtatagtaaatccttagatgagcatgtaaacaatttacaatgtgtgtttgatgtccttcgaaaagagaagttatatgctaatctagaaaagtgttcttttggtgtccatgacgttgtatttcttgggtttcTGGTGAGATCAAGAGGGGTCTAAGTGGATGAATTTAAGATTTACGCCATTAAAAATTAGCCATCTCCCAAAATTGTAGGTGAAGTgggaagcttccatgggttggctagtttttatagacgttttgtcaaaggatttagcaccattgccgccCCTTGAccaaagtgattaaaaaggattggtctttcaagtggggagatgagcAAGCTAAGGGCCTTGAGGACTTGAAAGAtatgctcatctcggcccctttgctggaattgccaaattttgacaagactttttaGGTCAAATGTGATGCTAACAAAGTTGGCATAGGtgcggttttaatgcaagaattgaagcctatttcctactttagcgaaaagctcaaaggagcaactctaaactactctacgtacgatttagagttgtatgccttgattagagccttggccacttggcaacattatttgtggcctaaagaatttgTGATCCGAGTGGatcatgaattcttgaagaatctacGGGCACAAGATAAGCTTAACcggcggcatgccaaatggattgaatttcttgaaacttttcctatgttattcattacaataagggtaaagacaatgtggttgtCGATGCTTTATCCCGAAAACATGTTCTTGTATCTACTTTGtcgtctaagttgatggggtttgaagCCTTATgtctttatatcccgaggaccctcacttcgctcctatctataggAAAAGTGAATAGTTGGATAGGGATAGGTGGCTTATGGATAGGGGTTCCCATCcttataccaaatttgatggatacttgtttaagGGTAGACGATTGGGTGTTCCCTAAAGTCCGCAGAGAGAATTGtttgtgagggaagcacacaattccggtctaatgggccattttgggaTCGAGAAGACCCTCGGAATTtttgaagaacaattttattaGCCTATAATGCACAAGGATGTGTCCCGGATTTGCGGCTAATGTGTTGAGTACAAAGGAGACAAGTCACGGATCCAACCCCACGGGTTGTACACCCCATTATCCACCCCTTTGCACtcttggcttgacatatcaatggactttgTGTTGGGATTGCCATAACTAGAAGGGGCGGGATGGTATTTTTGTCTTGGTGGATCGGTTTTCCAAGATGAcacactttattccttgttctaaatgtgatgatgcgcctagtgtagcctctttgtttgttgataatgttgtaaaactttatggtgtttcgaggacgtgatagGGATTCTgaattcctaagccacttttggaagtccatgtggggtaggctcggTACTAAGTTATTATTTTCGACCTTAGGCCACCCACAAATTGATGGCCAAACAGAAATAGTAAttaggaccttagggtctatgctatagtccatggttaaggaaaaaatgacttcttgggaggagcacttacctttgattgagtttgcttataattgtGTTATACACTCAAGCACGGGGATAAcaccctttgaatgtgtatacgTCACCAACCCCttcacccctttggatttaaccccaTTATCAAGTGATCATGTGACAAGATTAGatggaagcaaatgagctgaGGCAATGAAGAAGCTAAATGAGAAGGTAAGACTGtggttggagaagaaaaaccaagaggTTGCAAGGAGAACCcacaaaggaagaagaaagcttATTCTTGAACCAGAAGATTGGGTGTGGTTGCACCTAAGGAAGGATCGATTCCTGTCTAAAAGGAATGGTAGGTTGATGCCGTGGGGTAGTGGCCCATTCTAAGTATTAGAAATGATCAATgaaaatgcctacaagattgatctacccccaaaatatcaagtgcacatcactttcaacgtgtgtgacctCTCTCGGGTGGAAATGGTGGAGGATGACAATGTgccaaatttgaggacaaattctcttcaagatagtgatgataataCGAGAATTCCTAGCTCAAGACCTTTCACATGAAGTCAAGCGCGTGAGTTGcaatgactccaagccttgttcatatCCTTGGctatgtgtgaggcccttgtgatcccatctaagggcctatacttaCTAAAGTGTGAAGAGGCCCAAAAAAATACCCCAAACCACCCACTTAatgtcaagggtattttggtcttttgtccttcctttgtaattgactatataagccatttaTTAGGGCTAGTATTTTAGTTAGTgcattcatattttggaagacaacAAAACACTTGAAATAGtttggaacttctctcttccattggagaagccccaattttgaaaactcactagtagagtgatactagtgttgtctctTGGATAGAAACTAGGAACTAGGATCTTGGGGCTCTTGAGTTCCTCTttgtccaagtaagaacttggtattcatattcactactcttatagtcctttctcattgttagggttcttagatctttgaatattgtatgtcaagtttctttctcttttgtaatTTTGTTAACTTTGTGTTGTTGaatttaaagtctagtgaagccgtgtggggctattTTCATTCACTAGCATTTTTGCcttgttattcatcttattttcttgttcaaaacacaaactcaaagtctagtgaagccgtgtgaggcctatttcgattcactagaaacttgttgTTCTTGAGTTGGTTAAAATCTCTTGATACACATGTAgctttgtatcatttggtatcaaatcttgTGATTGATTTTGTtgcaacaaaatcaatcttgggcttggtagttgaaaaaatacaaaaaaaaataagttattgaaatctgaaaattccagaaaaaagagaaatctatccatcttgttcttggccgagaaaattgtgttgtgttgttgtcttggccgagattggtATTTGTCTTTTTAGATATAGATATTCTTTTGTTTGTCTaatttgtttcttgtgttgattgCTTTCTTATCAGCACAAAATGTGTCTAAAGATAAGTGGAGCTTAACATATTGACATTGCTATTGTGGACTTGAAGTGGTAGTATGATGAACTTGAAGTAGGTCgagttatgtgttgttgttgcttGACGTTTAAAGTGGGCTGTTGTTGGTGATTTGTAGTTTTGTTCTTAaagtattgttgttgtgttcatctaGATCTTCCCCTCATCTCATATTTTGACCAGtataaagactaaaatagatccaaaagggtTGCAAgacaaagttgtaaagttgtttgtgagaagacttgccaacatcacttccttgatttaacaaccacttttccttacaACAAGGAGccttgtcttgtggaactagtaaagtcaagcctcatctttttgagttggaaaaagttgaaaagttacaagactttactttccctccaaaagcaaagtcatccattacaaaattgtgaagatTAAGGCTTCAAGTTGTTGAACAAAATGTATGGACCCGGGACCAATACTATGCTTCCATGTCACCTTAATCACTGTTCACATCATTAATTAATCTCAatttggatattctagtttctaattattgattcttagtttcttctaattgacttgacaactaattagcaagctagtacattcctactaggttgtcaattagttcTTTGAAGCCTTGTATTCGTGTCATcatttgtttgtgtgcttttgtcatttAAATATGTTATAACTCCTTGAATCTAGGTCAACGGGAATTCTTtgactttcaaacaagaatctattccggacaagagcatactcataccttaagtaTTCACGGGTTACTTGCCAATCTACAGCACTTGTGGAtcttgagtgtgagtgaaccaagagagtgtgagtgaggagaggggtttcaaactaacttatttgttgcttgtgtaggtgatatCTTGACAATAGAGGGAACCTGTAATGCCCTGAGTTTCTAGAAACGGAATTCCACATGATGCTCAtagtcccgaaggaccacaagctaacccttatctcgtacctgttgcaataactatataaaaatactaaataatgcaaaaaaatgatggaaaacttgccataaggttcaaaacagcGAAAATAATCAATGcagaaaattgaatactaatacatctatccaaaaagcctctaactgtctgaactatggagctaatgggacaggtccccaactaactctgtctacgaAAAATAAACTCAATCTGATGCCAtgataaaataaggatcatcctctaATGAAGAGGACTCAATGCTACATCTACTGCAGattgagtctggactgctaaggatGCGCTGGATCTCGCGCTACTGAACCTATGGtctaagacaccatagcacaaaagaaaagtatgcatcagtactttgaatatactggtatgctagataaggtaaggctaaatgcaagtgCTTATGCATAAATATAGCTTAACTGattaacatgagagtactgaataaggacatatgcatgaatgcacaaaccataactgaaatcatcgtgactctgaatactgatactcggatactgctttattgatatctgaactcactactaatactgagatactgaataactgaatcttctgatattgataactgagtactgaagttgagatcagtcctatctagcggatgatctctgaatctaatgataATGGGAATGCTCGACTGAAATCaaagatcaatcctatctagcgggtgatctctgtaTCTACTGATAATGAGAGTACTTAGATgaatttgagattagtcctatctagcgatgATATCTgtatatactgataatgaatatgatttgacTTAACTGAGATTGGTCCTATCTAGTGGGTTATCTCTGCATCTGATGATACTGAAGAtgattaactaaatctgagaccagtcctagcgggtgatctctgattctattgttaatcataatgattgactgtatctgacagtccttactctgtactactgaactgagttccttTACAGAGTGATTctgaatctgagactgtgggaagtattcatttaaccaacatgccccttcttgctaagttggggtccaacctgtaacccagttggaagggttacAGGGTAGGCTTTTGGAAGTCTATATAGGGTAGGCTCGGTactaagttattatttttgaCCTCATGCCACCAACAAATCGATGGCCAAAtgaaagtagtaaataggaccttagggtctatgctatGGTCCATGGTTAAGGGAAAAATTACTTCTTGGGATaagcacttaccgttgattgagtttgcttataatgtgttatacacacaaGCACGGGGATGACaacctttgagtgtgtatacggcacCAACCCCCTCATCTCTTTGGATTTAAACCCTTTATCAAGTGATCTTGTGAcaagcttagatggaagcaaatgGGCTGAGGCCatgaagaagctacatgagaaggtgaggttgtggttggagaagaaaaatcaagaagttGCAAGGCAAaccaacaaaggaagaagaaagctcaATCTTAAATTGGGAGGTTGGGTGTGGGTGAGAAATAATCTCAACATTACATCATATTGTTCAAACGACCCCTTAGCTTAATGCAATACTCTGAACCTTTTACCTTATTGGTGAAGGTTCGATTCCCCACTTATAATACCCTCCCTTGTTTcccctttaaaaaaaatataattttatgacaTAAGCATATGAAGTAGCTATTTTTCAGAGCCAACTCCCCCACTATAACATGTCAAAACTCATTGTACAAATGACCAAGGCCACAGCAACCCAAAAGGGCAGACAACTGACAAAAATTCACACATATTGAGACAACCTTTACATGAAGTAACTGAAGGATTGCTTCGTTCTAGATCCCCCTTCTCCATACAGATCATTCCACTGAAGAAGCTCGGTCATATTTGTAGATTCAGATAAAACACTTGCGCAAACCTACAAGAACAGGCAATCACAATCCAGTTGTCAGCATGCTTATGCAGTTATATAATTAGAAAGTTTAAAGATACCACCAGAATTTTACAACTCACGTGCTGATGAGAATATCTGAAGTCGTCCATATTTAGTGGCCGTAAGTCTGCACTGCTGCTTAGTGCTGGAGGTGGTCCACCATCAGCACGATCTGCAGCCTGTTCCTATAATCAATGTAAGCATTAGATACCTGATTTAgtaaacacacatatatacacacataagaGCCTCCTAAATTGCTTTCTACATCATACTCGCAAGTACAACTCAAATCAGATGAACAGAATGGCCAACTCAACCATTAAGGAATCTATATTGCTTCTTCCTTCTAGGTTGTTAGATATTCTTTAGACATTTTTAATTACATTAGGGGAGCCCACCAAGTAAGTTGCCCCTCAAACTTATGGTTTTTCTGAGCTGTGAAATCAGCCGCTAATGCTTGAATGAAGGTAGACTTCTTGCATCACACCCCATTGGAGTGCGGCCATTCTCTGGACCTTGCGAGAACCTGGATACTTTGTGCACCAGACAGTCTTTTCTTATCTCAAACCCAAGTTTTTAAGAGTTTAACTCCATGATTTTGAGAAGAAAACTCCTCTTCACCAAATCAGGACCATACGTACCAAACAATTGAACTTCAAGAAAAATTCCACATTACCCCCAGAACCTTACATGTTGGCCGAAACACATCAGATATGTGATGGTTGAATTAAGTTGCTTCAATGGGATCCTCTAAAGCCCATGAGAAATTATCTAAAGAAAGTGTAATAGACATCCATAGCAGAACTGCCGAAAAAATCCACCGGAACAGCCAACATGTTATTTTCTACCTCAGTTAAGCAATCAATGaacaaacatcaaacaaaagaaaaatagtacctttttttccttttctaggaTATCTCTAATAGGTCGATATGCAGCAGTTGCACACAGATTCTACATGATAAAGGAGTTAAATTAGAAAAACACAGCAAATTCAAACATCAGAAAGATGAAACAAGGACTAGTCATTTATCCAAGCAAACATGAATAGCAAAGACACCTTAAGGTCACTTCCGGAATATCCATCTGTCATACTTGCAACTGATTCCAGATCAACATCCTGAGCCAAGTCTTCTTTTGCGAGTATCACTTTTAGAATTTTTGCTCTGTTTGGAGCATCTGGTAAATTGACCATCAACCTGTACAGAAAAGACATGAAAACGGCATTAAGCAAgtgttaaaaataatttcttcaatAATATCTGCAAATTAGTCGTTCCTCTTTTACCTGTGTGGCAGTCGCCTTATAACAGCTTCATCAAGGTCAAATGGCCTGTTTGTTGCTGCAAGTACCAGAACTCGTTCAGTATCCTTTGTGCGCAACCCATCCCAATTCAGCATGAATTCATTTTTCAATCTGCGCATTGCCTGATGTTCTTCTGGATTTTCCCTTCTTCCCAGCATACTATCAACCTTGAGAAAGCCGCATAAACAAACAGGAGACTAAAGGGATCTGAAAAAGTATAGAATTTTAAAGCAGGAAAGATCAAAGAAATATGCTAACGTCTTACTTCATCTACAAAAATAACGCTGGGAGCAATTTTACTAGCCAGCGAGAAGACAGCTTTTATGCATTTCTCACTCTGACCATACCACTGCAgcattggaaaagaaaaagattaaggtTGTTCTAATGTGAAGAAACTACTATGAACAACATCACCTATACTAAATAGAACACAAATAAACTCCAAGCAAACAAACCTTTGAACAGATACTTGAcattgaaatattaataaaatttgcTCCCGCTTCAGTGGCAACGGCTTTTGCCAGCATGGTTTTCCCAGTTCCAGGAGGACCAAACAAAAGTATTCCTTTGCAGGGCTGTGAACAAAATTGAagagaaatattttcttaaataattacaAATATCTAGATAGTGCTTGAAAATTCAAGTCCCAAAAGGCGAAACAACAGTTGGAGTAACATTTTTCATCAAGCACAAACTTCTAGGCAAATCGCTCAGATGAAGTTGAGAAAAATTATAACCAAGAAGCAAACCAAAGAGTAATAAGAAATATAGGTAATTGTCTTTATCTTCAAGTTAACTGTGGAAGTAATGTGGTCAAACTTAAACCAATATTATTAGGTAATAGTCTTGTTTTAGTGGGAAAAACAAATGGATAAAAACAAAGCTGGAGTAATTGATCCTTGAACAAAAAGGTCAAATACTTCCAAGCTTTTATACAAACTAATGTAATTAGACGagcaaaatatggataaattgCAGATGTAAACCTTGGTTAGTTGACTCTTGGAGAAAAGTTCAGGTCTTTGTAAGGGAAGCATGACCAGCTCTTTTAATGTATCCTTCACATTTTCAAGTGCACCGACATCATCAAATGTCACCCCAATATCACTGGGGGCAATAACATCAGCGAGAAGTGCCTTCTCAAACTCATTTTCTGTCTCAACATCCTGAGTTGGACACAAATTTGTTCATGAGTTCACAAGTTAGTATTCGCCATATCAAATTAAGGAGCTTCTTATACAAACTTCGCGAACCATCAGATAAGGAATATTATAATCACCTTAACTTTCTTCAAGCTAGTGGTGTCATTTTGCTTAGCTTGTAAGAGTTCTAACCCATACTGAATGCTGTTAAATCACAAAAGATTCCCGCAATTGTTCAATTCAACAATTATTACAGTCGAAGAAAATCATGGATAGGTGCTGCTATTTTTATTACCTAACAGGAGATAAGACTAGCCCCATGTCAAGATCTTCTTGAGCGTTCTGCATCAAGTGATGGCTCAACGCCCATCCAACAACCTTCTCGGCACCTTCAAGCACCCAAAAACAGTATTAAGTTCAGCTTTTTTTGCAAAAAACACTTGGATGTATTTACATTGATGTAATGCATCTAAAATTTAGATTCATCAACACCTAAATCTTAGGATGCGAGGACACTGATAGGAGTATGGGTACGAGTATTAAGATACAACCAATATATATTGCGACATGTATGTAAGTAAATTTTCGACAATTCATATaagttattaaattaaattagaatCCTTAAACTCTTTGATAACACTTAATATCCGATCAACCTATAGTTCTTAGCCATTAGTATAATCAAAGCACATAAGTTAGCTCGACCAAATACTGTATAGAGCTCGACCAAATACTGTATAGATTCTACACCCACACCCAAATCATGTTGGATTGACACTGATGTGGTAGGGATTTTGAAGGATCTAAAAGACATAGTGACGAAACTATACTGAGAATCTAAAGTATCCCACACATCCCTCAACCCCCTTCTCACaactatataaagaaaaaggaaaaacagtGAAAGCAGCAGCTTACTTTTAACAGAGAAATTTTGGTCTTTGAAGCACAATGTCTCTAGTCCACTGCATTCTAATCCAATCCGACTCAGAACCTATATAAGAGTGacaatcatatataaataagtttttaatCTATTGAATTCAGAAATCAATCATTCAACTTGttcacacaattttttttaaaaaagaaaatatcagAGAGCAGTAACCCAGTCTTAGAATGCTGGAAATACGTTGACAGCATTTATGGGGAAATCAGGAATATATAGCAGATGTATTGAGTCAACAAGGGTGGAATTTCAGTTTCAGAGTTCACTTCTGCAGCAGCTGGAGGTGTTCCAGGGGACAACAGACAGTGAAGATTACTTAACATTGAAAGGCTACATTAAGACGATCTTTACAGTAAGGTCAACTTATTGTTTTTACACAGGGTTCCAACTGGCATTGGAAACATATTTCCGAAGTCAAGGCTCCATTTGAAGTTGTTTGTTTTTCCTGACCAGCAGCAAGGAAACTTCTAGTACTTTCTGAGGGGAGTCACAAATGTATTAAAATTAGTCATTCATAACTTTAAAGGTCAGAAAGCGTTACTCTTTGCAagctattaaaattttctttcattCTGAGGGTATCAACATCTTGATCCAGTTGTTGTTTCCAAGTCAATAAAAGTGTTTCATCCTGCAATACTTAAAGCTACTCAGTGATTTGCTAAAGCAAGAACAAGATCATATAAAATTCTATAGAATTTAAACAACAGACCTGTGGCATGTGAATAACCACTTTATTTGGGAAAAGTTTCATCAAAAATTTATTTGTCCTTTCAGACCGTTTCCCCTTGTCATGCATCTCCCCAAAACTATCCTGAACGTATCAAAATTCAGAACTATAAGCCACTGAAAAAGCGGAAAAAGCGCCTAAAATGAAGAGTAAAGGAACTGAAAGGCCTAATTCACGGCCATAAGCAAATGGGTATTAGTTAGAATTAGAATTATTTTGTGGTTTGGTTTTATAGAATACTTGTTGCGACATTTATCAAAGAAGTATCTGTATTTAGAAAACTAGATCATGCTGATGGTTTTCGAAAATCCTTTTagtttgtttttcaaaaataagtttagTTTCCAAACAAacaaagtattaattcgtatccaAATGCCTTAGATTAATATAAAAGACATAGCACGCTTCCAAAATTAATACCCCCAACATGCCCAACaggaccaaaaaaaaaaaaagatgaaaaagaacaCAGGCCTAAATGTAAAGTAGGATTCTTTTCCCGTTATTTATAATTCGACATCCTCATTTACAAGATATTTTCAGCActaattgaaaattattaaaaaagttGAAGAGCTTATACCGGGAAGGCGGGATCAAATAAAGTGCTGCCCAAATTGGTGAAGAGCGATCCTCCAGTCTCTGACTGCAAAGAGTAAAATGGAAAATCATGTTTAGACCTTATTTTGTCAAGGAATTGGGCATAACTCTTCCTCTCCCCCACCCATATGTGTAAAAATATGGCATTGGGCATAACTAGACTCGAAGGATTAGCTCATGAGGGGAGTATTTACCCAAGTCCGTGAACAAATCACCACTCTAATACCCAACTAATGTGAGACTGTAGCACCCCCTACGAGCCTTAGAGTTTTTTTGTGCTTCTCGCTTTTAATAACGCTGGTCATTCTTTCTTTAGTATTTTGTTGTCTTCTTCACTCCCATTATCTATTTTTTCAAATTGCTTTGTAAAGCTTTTACTTGAGCCGAGGATCTATCAGTACCAGTCTCTCTACCTTGTATGGGTAAGGTCTGCGTCCATACTACCCTCTCATACTCCACTTGTGGGACTACATTGGGTAtgtcattgttgttgtagttcttgaGAGTGTGAGTGTACGCCGCAGTATGtagtatgtatatacatatatgtgtgtgcatgtgtgtgtcTGTGTATGCTGCATGTGCATGCATGCATCGATATATATAGCTAGCCTAATGTCTCTTTTGTGCTTCGAAGATGgtcttttgaaatttttgttgtaATAAGTCACCTCTCTTTCTCTCGATCAAGCATCAGTCTCACAAAGTTTTGCTACCAATAACTACTAAAGCCAAGAAATTTGATCCATAAGAAATTTCCATAGCAAGCCACTTAATAAACTGTGTACACATTATAACAGGAAAGATATAATCACCGGCATTTATTCTTGGGCATTATGATCTAAAATAGTACCTTCTTATGTTTGTTTGTATGAGCATGAGAACCGATAATGACTACATTATCAGGTAGCTCCTCAAGCCGACTTTGGAATGTTGAATAAGATACTGAATTTCGTGCCACAGACTTCGCAACATGTTTTATGAACAAAATGACTGGAGAATTTCTGCTTTCACTGGAAACAACCTGAAAAATTAAAGTAGAATGAAATGTAAAGCGTAAAGTTTACAAGAAAACAGAAATCCCACATAGCACtattagttttcaaatgaacttATTCCTATTTATTGAAAGAAGTCACACCTCAAACAATGTATTGGTGAGTAATTCTTCCAGATCGTCCACGTCAGTGGCTTCATCTAACCGCAGTTCACTAACTGA
The Capsicum annuum cultivar UCD-10X-F1 chromosome 6, UCD10Xv1.1, whole genome shotgun sequence DNA segment above includes these coding regions:
- the LOC107873903 gene encoding peroxisome biosynthesis protein PAS1, translating into MPCKCIRNASRRDATLQGKRRTVLRCWVICTRNSMTYGCRCSADAHWNSESVTCGHSSGIVSTQTGRSETTKNVLITTLYLHLKHREHDRYTSKFPAFNSRILLSGPAGSEIYQEMLMKALARYYGVKLIIFDSQAYLGGLSAKAAEPMKERYSADKIASKLKQILGDLLDLTEGTEPSSSQTANTNSLDGASKNTLFMAGDRVKFVGSTSDAQRSTPVRGPTFGTRGKVVLTFHDNPSAKVGVKFDRPIPYGINLGGLCDGDHGYFCEVSELRLDEATDVDDLEELLTNTLFEVVSSESRNSPVILFIKHVAKSVARNSVSYSTFQSRLEELPDNVVIIGSHAHTNKHKKDSFGEMHDKGKRSERTNKFLMKLFPNKVVIHMPQDETLLLTWKQQLDQDVDTLRMKENFNSLQRVLSRIGLECSGLETLCFKDQNFSVKSAEKVVGWALSHHLMQNAQEDLDMGLVLSPVSIQYGLELLQAKQNDTTSLKKVKDVETENEFEKALLADVIAPSDIGVTFDDVGALENVKDTLKELVMLPLQRPELFSKSQLTKPCKGILLFGPPGTGKTMLAKAVATEAGANFINISMSSICSKWYGQSEKCIKAVFSLASKIAPSVIFVDEVDSMLGRRENPEEHQAMRRLKNEFMLNWDGLRTKDTERVLVLAATNRPFDLDEAVIRRLPHRLMVNLPDAPNRAKILKVILAKEDLAQDVDLESVASMTDGYSGSDLKNLCATAAYRPIRDILEKEKKEQAADRADGGPPPALSSSADLRPLNMDDFRYSHQHVCASVLSESTNMTELLQWNDLYGEGGSRTKQSFSYFM